A window from Phalacrocorax aristotelis chromosome 5, bGulAri2.1, whole genome shotgun sequence encodes these proteins:
- the LOC142058014 gene encoding mas-related G-protein coupled receptor member B4-like, whose translation MSTLFPATERAGPACWSQPGGTAYNGSWHHRLLRCEDNHYNWTDCEAGHFGKVLGTLLICFCGLLGNGAVFWFLGSHIRRNPVTIYVLNLAIADFTFLLAIAIALVIFYGPESLCHRLGSQDVTTVLNITILFTFTASVYLLVAFSAMTSLSILPQARCPCQRSQHLPVLVCALLWALSFLLTMTIYFHPAALTAFILSYLLSVLILIFSGLTLLARVLCCSSQYPSKKLCVVVLLAVFFFPFFTADFGYWLLLRLFEFSVFVFGASLPFACVNSSIRPVIYILAGSCANKFTFSLRVAFQGAFEDVTEPQNRGETPRENTLETVA comes from the coding sequence ATGAGCACGTTGTTCCCTGCCACAGAAAGAGCCGGCCCTGCTTGCTGGAGCCAGCCCGGTGGGACAGCATATAACGGCAGTTGGCATCACAGGCTGCTGAGGTGTGAGGACAATCACTACAACTGGACCGACTGTGAAGCTGGTCACTTTGGCAAAGTCCTTGGCACGCTGCTCATCTGCTTCTGTGGGCTGCTGGGGAACGGGGCTGTCTTCTGGTTCCTTGGCTCCCACATCCGCAGGAACCCCGTCACCATCTATGTCCTAAACCTGGCCATCGCCGACTTCACCTTCCTCCTCGCCATCGCCATCGCCCTTGTGATATTTTACGGCCCAGAGAGCCTTTGTCACCGGCTGGGCTCGCAGGACGTGACAACTGTGCTGAACATCACCATCCTCTTCACTTTCACCGCCAGCGTCTACCTCCTGGTAGCCTTCAGTGCCATGACATCTCTGTCCATCCTCCCCCAGGCTCGCTGCCCCTGCCAGCGCAGCCAGCACTTGCCAGTGCTCGTGTGTGCCCTGCTCTGGGccctctccttcctgctcaCCATGACCATCTACTTCCACCCTGCAGCGCTCACAGCCTTCATCTTGAGCTACCTCTTATCAGTGCTTATCTTGATTTTTTCTGGTCTAACCCTGCTTGCCAGGGTCTTGTGCTGTTCGTCGCAATATCCCTCAAAGAAGCTCTGTGTTGTGGTCCTGCTAGCTgtcttcttcttccccttcttcacTGCTGATTTTGGTTACTGGCTCTTGCTAAGGCTgtttgaattttctgtttttgtctttGGTGCCTCTCTCCCGTTCGCCTGTGTGAACAGCAGCATCAGGCCTGTTATTTACATCCTGGCTGGGAGCTGTGCAAACAAGTTCACGTTCTCTCTTAGGGTTGCTTTCCAGGGGGCTTTTGAAGATGTAACAGAGCCCCAAAA
- the LOC142057142 gene encoding proto-oncogene Mas-like — protein sequence MDRHPNNMTHDWCTVSSAPMESTAYGDGHNSTWCLAQHTPEIITGSITLLICLCGLVGNGSILWLLGFRIRRNPFTAYLLNLAVADTCFLLCTSAFLVIYHMPMLSCFQSQILQLLPLFHSMVLLMYSTSLYLLTAISVERCVGVLWPFWCRCHRPKLLSAVMCSLLWGLACVFAGLVYFVCDRGKPGHCRIVLETLCFLNFCFFTPFMILSNVILFIKLKRSSWQHHPARLYTVIFLTVFFYLLFGIPLSVQIFLNFFVYTNFVFEICLLLASVNSSSNPVIYVLVGSYGKSRFRGSVKVVLQRVFEERADSQEVGETPVMGIAA from the coding sequence ATGGACCGACATCCCAACAACATGACCCATGACTGGTGTACAGTGTCCTCAGCACCTATGGAGAGCACAGCCTATGGGGATGGACACAATTCAACCTGGTGCTTGGCACAACACACGCCTGAAATCATCACCGGTAGCATCACGCTGCTGATTTGCCTGTGTGGGCTGGTGGGGAATGGGTCGATCCTCTGGCTCCTTGGTTTCCGCATCAGAAGAAACCCCTTCACTGCTTACCTCCTGAACCTGGCCGTCGCGGACAcctgctttctcctctgcaCATCGGCTTTCCTTGTAATATATCATATGCCGATGCTCAGCTGTTTTCAGTCACAGattttgcagctgctgccacTATTTCACTCCATGGTTCTGCTCATGTACAGCACCAGCCTCTATCTCCTCACGGCCATCAGCGTGGAGAGGTGTGTGGGTGTCCTCTGGCCCTTCTGGTGCCGATGCCACCGCCCGAAGCTCCTGTCAGCCGTCATGTGCAGCCTGCTGTGGGGCCTTGCCTGCGTCTTTGCGGGGCTGGTGTACTTTGTGTGTGACCGGGGTAAGCCTGGACACTGCAGGATCGTTCTTGAAACCTTGTGCTTTctcaatttctgttttttcacacCCTTTATGATTCTTTCCAATGTGATTCTCTTCATCAAGCTTAAGCGTAGCTCTTGGCAGCACCACCCAGCGAGGCTGTACACTGTCATCTTCCTCACTGTTTTCTTCTACCTCCTCTTCGGCATCCCACTCAGTGTCCAGATCTTCCTCAACTTCTTTGTCTACACTAATTTTGTCTTTGAGATTTGCCTGCTGCTGGCTTCtgtcaacagcagcagcaatcctGTTATTTACGTCTTGGTTGGGAGCTATGGAAAGTCCAGGTTCAGAGGATCTGTCAAAGTGGTACTTCAGAGGGTCTTTGAAGAGAGGGCAGATTCCCAAGAGGTGGGGGAGACCCCTGTGATGGGAATTGCTGCCTAA